A single Flavobacterium sp. 1 DNA region contains:
- the upp gene encoding uracil phosphoribosyltransferase, which yields MEIHYLSKKNSVLNHFLSQIRNIDIQKDSMRFRRNVERIGEIMAYELSQSLHYKTIEITTPLGIKKTTEIADRLVVCSILRAGLTLHQGFLNYFDNAENGFISAYRHHPNNDDYFDIRVEYEAIADINGKNILLVDPMLATGQSIVSVFNKLMERGTPKEIHIAVIIAAPEGVAYLEQNLPDTCHLWIASLDEKLNDKSYIVPGLGDAGDLAYGTKL from the coding sequence ATGGAAATTCATTATTTATCGAAAAAAAATAGTGTACTGAATCACTTTTTAAGCCAAATTCGGAATATCGATATTCAAAAAGACAGTATGCGCTTTCGCAGAAATGTTGAGCGTATTGGCGAGATTATGGCGTATGAACTAAGTCAGTCTCTGCATTACAAAACAATTGAAATTACAACTCCTCTTGGCATTAAAAAAACGACTGAAATCGCAGATCGATTAGTTGTATGTTCTATATTAAGGGCAGGGTTGACTTTGCATCAGGGATTCCTGAACTATTTTGATAATGCAGAAAATGGTTTTATTTCGGCTTACAGACATCACCCTAATAATGATGATTACTTTGATATTCGTGTTGAATATGAAGCTATTGCTGACATTAACGGGAAAAATATTCTGCTGGTTGACCCAATGCTAGCCACAGGGCAATCTATAGTTTCGGTTTTTAATAAACTAATGGAAAGAGGAACTCCGAAAGAAATTCATATCGCAGTAATTATTGCTGCTCCAGAAGGCGTTGCGTATCTGGAACAAAATTTACCCGATACCTGCCATCTTTGGATTGCATCTCTTGATGAGAAACTTAATGATAAAAGCTATATTGTTCCAGGGCTTGGAGATGCTGGAGATTTGGCTTATGGCACTAAATTATAA
- a CDS encoding DUF4254 domain-containing protein codes for MFSKLAYSVFEQSIKDYHQFDNVDQPINNPFPKDKFEHLLYLKNWIDTVQWHFEDIIRDPNIDPVAALTLKRRIDASNQERTDMVEYIDSYFLQKYSHVAVKNDAKINSESPAWAFDRLSILALKIYHMNEEATRAEASQDHRDKCQAKLNILLEQRSDLSAAIEDLLTDIENGDKFMKVYKQMKMYNDDELNPVLYQNKK; via the coding sequence ATGTTTTCAAAATTAGCTTATTCAGTATTTGAGCAAAGTATAAAAGATTATCATCAATTTGATAATGTGGACCAACCTATAAACAATCCTTTTCCAAAAGATAAATTTGAGCATTTGTTGTATTTGAAAAATTGGATTGACACCGTACAATGGCACTTTGAAGACATTATTCGTGACCCGAATATTGATCCTGTAGCTGCTTTGACGCTGAAAAGAAGAATCGATGCTTCTAATCAGGAACGTACTGATATGGTAGAATATATTGACAGCTATTTTCTTCAAAAATACAGCCATGTTGCGGTAAAGAACGATGCAAAAATCAATTCCGAAAGTCCAGCTTGGGCATTTGACCGATTGTCTATTTTAGCCTTAAAAATTTATCACATGAATGAAGAAGCCACTCGTGCCGAAGCTTCACAGGATCATAGAGATAAATGTCAGGCCAAATTGAACATTCTTTTGGAACAAAGAAGTGATTTGTCTGCAGCAATCGAAGATTTATTGACAGATATCGAAAATGGAGACAAATTCATGAAAGTGTACAAACAAATGAAAATGTACAACGATGATGAATTGAACCCAGTTTTGTATCAGAATAAAAAATAA
- a CDS encoding glycosyltransferase family 9 protein codes for MGDVAITVPVLRAFANQYPEVKITVVSRPFFKPFFDGIPNLSFFAFDEKERHKGFFGLLRLFQDLKALQIDAFADLHNVLRSKVVRTLFILSGKKTASVDKGREEKKALIRPENKIFKPLATMFERHAKVFQELGFSVNLANPIFPKKAILDQEIIDIIGNNNQKLIGIAPFAQYDSKVYPLDLMQEVINQLASTKSQKILLFGGGKKEIQLLNSLSKHKENVIVAAGKIKFPQELQLISNLDVMLSMDSGNAHIAAMLGVKVITLWGATHPYAGFSPFNQPLENALVSDRNLYPKLPTSVYGNKKVESYEDAMRTITVEKVVSSVQSKFSVSTNVN; via the coding sequence ATGGGAGATGTCGCTATTACAGTTCCTGTTTTGCGCGCTTTCGCGAATCAGTATCCCGAGGTAAAAATCACGGTGGTTTCCAGACCTTTTTTCAAACCTTTTTTTGACGGAATTCCCAATCTTTCTTTTTTTGCTTTTGATGAAAAAGAAAGACACAAAGGATTCTTTGGATTGTTGCGTTTGTTTCAAGATTTAAAAGCACTGCAGATTGATGCCTTTGCCGATTTGCACAATGTTTTGCGTTCTAAAGTAGTTCGGACACTTTTCATTTTGAGCGGAAAAAAAACTGCATCTGTTGATAAAGGAAGAGAAGAGAAAAAAGCCTTAATCCGTCCCGAAAATAAAATCTTCAAACCGTTGGCCACGATGTTTGAAAGACATGCCAAAGTGTTTCAAGAGCTTGGGTTTTCAGTGAATTTAGCTAATCCAATATTTCCTAAAAAAGCAATTTTAGATCAGGAAATAATTGATATAATTGGAAATAACAATCAAAAATTAATTGGAATAGCGCCTTTTGCTCAATACGATTCCAAAGTTTATCCTCTGGATTTAATGCAGGAGGTCATCAATCAATTAGCTTCAACTAAAAGTCAAAAAATCCTGCTTTTTGGTGGAGGGAAAAAAGAAATTCAGCTTTTAAATTCACTTTCAAAACACAAAGAAAATGTGATTGTGGCTGCTGGAAAAATTAAGTTTCCTCAGGAACTGCAGCTTATCAGCAATCTGGATGTGATGCTTTCTATGGATTCAGGGAATGCTCATATTGCTGCGATGCTGGGAGTGAAAGTAATCACGCTTTGGGGAGCTACACATCCGTATGCTGGTTTTTCTCCTTTTAATCAACCCTTGGAAAATGCTTTGGTTTCCGATAGAAATTTGTATCCAAAATTACCAACTTCCGTTTACGGGAATAAAAAAGTGGAAAGCTATGAAGATGCAATGCGAACGATTACTGTGGAGAAAGTAGTGTCCAGTGTTCAGTCTAAGTTTTCAGTTTCAACAAATGTAAATTAG
- a CDS encoding ferredoxin--NADP reductase has product MPNFLKLIVKEVKRETKDAVSILFNVPEELKPNYTFIAGQYINLRLTLDNAEIRRAYSICSAPESGELRIAVKAVKDGAFSQFANSKLKAGDVLEVGKPEGKFIFEPEIDRQKNYIAFVAGSGITPVLSIIKSVLKSEPKSSFVLVYGNKTLEQTIFHQELHDLQLQYVGRLFIHYVYSQVNVENALFGRIDKSVVNFVLNNKHATLDFEKFYLCGPEDMINTVSGVLKEKNVRDSAIKFELFKTSSHENTIQEALVGHSKITVLVDDDETTFEMSQKQTILEASLKQGIDAPYSCQGGICSSCLARVTSGAALMKKNSILTDSEIEEGLILTCQAHPTTPTIRVDYDDV; this is encoded by the coding sequence ATGCCAAATTTTCTTAAATTAATTGTAAAAGAAGTAAAACGCGAAACTAAAGATGCCGTTTCGATACTTTTTAATGTCCCTGAAGAATTAAAACCCAATTATACTTTTATTGCTGGTCAGTACATAAATTTACGTCTGACATTGGATAATGCCGAAATCCGCCGTGCCTATTCCATCTGCTCAGCTCCTGAAAGCGGAGAATTACGGATTGCTGTGAAAGCCGTAAAAGATGGTGCTTTTTCACAATTTGCTAACAGCAAATTAAAAGCTGGTGATGTGCTTGAAGTAGGAAAACCAGAAGGAAAATTTATTTTTGAACCCGAAATTGACCGCCAAAAAAATTATATTGCTTTTGTAGCCGGCAGCGGAATTACCCCTGTTTTATCCATCATAAAATCGGTTTTGAAAAGCGAACCTAAAAGTTCATTTGTCTTGGTTTATGGAAACAAAACACTGGAACAAACTATTTTTCATCAAGAATTGCACGATTTACAATTGCAATATGTAGGACGCTTGTTTATTCATTATGTATATAGTCAAGTCAATGTCGAAAATGCTTTGTTCGGCAGAATTGACAAATCCGTGGTAAATTTTGTCTTAAACAATAAACACGCCACATTGGATTTTGAAAAATTCTATTTGTGCGGACCCGAAGATATGATCAATACCGTTTCGGGTGTTTTGAAAGAAAAAAATGTGAGAGATTCGGCTATAAAATTTGAGCTTTTTAAGACCTCATCACATGAAAATACCATTCAAGAAGCCTTAGTTGGACATTCTAAAATCACCGTTTTGGTCGATGATGATGAGACAACTTTCGAAATGTCACAAAAACAAACCATTCTTGAAGCATCCCTTAAGCAAGGAATCGATGCGCCCTATTCCTGTCAAGGAGGAATCTGCAGCAGTTGTTTGGCTCGTGTAACTTCAGGAGCGGCATTAATGAAGAAAAATTCTATCCTTACCGACAGCGAAATTGAAGAAGGCTTAATTCTAACATGTCAAGCACACCCCACCACACCGACTATTCGTGTAGATTATGATGATGTTTAA
- a CDS encoding DUF5687 family protein gives MIAKFIYLEWKSFTRSASFASNLALKILMGFLVLYFTALFLALGVGAFYILREMKLDPLVTVNKFLIYYFVMDLIVRLLLQAIPVMNIRPLLIMPFKRQTIVHFSLGKTALSFFNLVHAFFFLPFSAVLIYEGFDVLSVLLWLTALYSIVFVNNFLNILLNNKDSLLGIFIAVTAVLAGCQYYKLFDITVYVYPFFEALFHTKWAFAIPVLVLSGLYYWTYNYLKGDLYLDAGLSVKNDIAKTENLTWLNQFGTLGTFLKNDIKLIKRNKRSKTTVGMSVMFLFYGLIFFNSHSNQPPVMQIFAGIFVSGGFLFTFGQFVPSWDSSYYQLMMTQNIPYRGYLNSKWWLIVIGTVISTILASFYLYFGWYIYLTIVAGAIYNIGVNSHLVLLGGAFTKTPIDLSMTKGAFGDKKSFNVNTMLLSLPKLLLPVFLYWLGSYIMSPKLGLAFVALAGVLGFMFRNTVFSLIEKIYKKEKYKTIEAYKQKS, from the coding sequence ATGATTGCAAAATTTATTTATCTGGAGTGGAAATCTTTTACGAGATCTGCTTCTTTCGCTTCGAATTTGGCATTGAAAATTCTAATGGGTTTTCTAGTTCTTTATTTTACTGCTCTTTTTTTAGCATTGGGCGTAGGAGCTTTTTATATTCTTAGAGAAATGAAACTGGATCCATTGGTTACCGTAAACAAGTTCCTGATCTATTATTTTGTAATGGATTTGATTGTCCGTCTTTTGCTGCAGGCAATACCGGTAATGAATATCCGTCCATTACTGATCATGCCTTTTAAGCGGCAAACAATTGTGCATTTCTCTTTAGGGAAAACAGCACTTTCTTTTTTTAATTTGGTTCACGCCTTTTTCTTTCTTCCTTTTTCTGCGGTTTTAATTTATGAGGGTTTCGATGTGCTTAGTGTGCTGTTATGGCTTACAGCTCTTTATTCCATTGTATTTGTCAATAATTTCCTAAATATTTTATTGAATAACAAGGACAGCTTATTGGGAATTTTTATTGCGGTAACAGCAGTATTGGCAGGCTGTCAATATTATAAACTCTTTGATATTACGGTTTATGTTTACCCGTTTTTTGAAGCCTTATTCCATACCAAATGGGCTTTTGCAATTCCAGTTTTGGTTTTGTCCGGACTTTACTATTGGACTTATAATTATCTAAAAGGAGATTTGTATTTGGATGCGGGATTATCTGTCAAAAACGATATTGCCAAAACGGAGAATCTTACTTGGTTAAACCAATTTGGAACTTTAGGAACATTCTTGAAAAATGATATTAAATTAATCAAAAGGAATAAGCGCTCCAAAACTACAGTTGGTATGAGTGTGATGTTTTTGTTTTATGGATTAATATTTTTTAACAGTCATTCGAATCAGCCTCCTGTGATGCAGATTTTTGCAGGAATATTTGTTTCGGGAGGGTTTTTATTCACATTTGGGCAGTTTGTTCCAAGTTGGGACAGTTCGTATTATCAGCTGATGATGACACAAAATATTCCATATAGGGGCTATTTGAATTCAAAATGGTGGCTAATTGTTATTGGTACAGTTATTTCGACCATTTTGGCTTCCTTTTATTTGTATTTTGGATGGTATATATATCTAACAATTGTGGCGGGAGCTATTTATAATATTGGCGTGAATTCACACTTAGTATTATTAGGCGGTGCTTTTACTAAAACACCAATTGATTTATCGATGACAAAAGGGGCTTTTGGAGACAAAAAATCATTTAATGTAAACACGATGCTGCTTTCATTGCCTAAATTACTTTTGCCTGTGTTTTTATATTGGCTGGGATCTTATATAATGAGTCCGAAACTAGGATTGGCTTTTGTTGCTCTTGCAGGTGTGTTAGGATTTATGTTTAGAAACACCGTTTTTTCGTTAATTGAAAAAATTTATAAAAAGGAGAAATACAAGACCATTGAAGCTTACAAGCAAAAAAGTTAA
- a CDS encoding ABC transporter ATP-binding protein, producing MIQVNNLSKEYNGTTVLNIESLEIPKGQSFGLVGNNGAGKTTFFSLLLDLIHPTTGSILNNGIQVNASEGWKPFTASFLDESFLIGYLTPEEYFYFIGDLRGQNKADVDALLVQHEEFFNGEILKNKKYLRDLSKGNQKKVGIIATLIGNPEVIILDEPFANLDPTTVNRLKKIIKELAGNPNVTVLVSSHDLLHTVEVCDRIVALNKGELVKDMYTSKETLQELELFFAV from the coding sequence ATGATACAAGTAAATAACCTTTCCAAAGAATATAACGGAACTACCGTATTGAATATAGAATCATTAGAAATTCCAAAGGGGCAAAGCTTTGGTTTAGTGGGTAATAACGGAGCTGGAAAAACCACTTTTTTTAGTTTATTATTGGACTTAATTCATCCTACGACAGGAAGTATTTTAAACAACGGAATTCAGGTGAACGCAAGTGAGGGATGGAAACCTTTTACCGCTTCTTTTCTGGATGAAAGTTTTTTGATAGGGTATTTAACTCCTGAGGAATACTTCTATTTCATTGGAGATTTGAGAGGACAAAACAAAGCCGATGTTGATGCTTTATTGGTTCAGCATGAAGAATTTTTTAATGGCGAAATTCTAAAAAATAAAAAGTATTTACGTGATTTATCCAAAGGAAACCAAAAGAAGGTTGGAATTATCGCTACTTTAATAGGAAATCCCGAAGTCATTATTTTGGATGAGCCTTTTGCTAATTTGGATCCGACGACTGTAAACCGATTGAAAAAAATTATCAAAGAATTAGCAGGTAATCCAAATGTTACCGTATTGGTTTCCAGCCATGATTTGCTTCATACTGTTGAAGTTTGTGATAGAATTGTGGCGTTGAATAAAGGCGAATTGGTAAAAGATATGTATACATCCAAAGAAACCCTTCAAGAATTGGAATTGTTTTTTGCGGTTTAA
- a CDS encoding tetratricopeptide repeat protein has product MSTKLNILYNGQIALDKGVKGINDNTAENFWKWLPVEKMQIRDDLPADGKSKNADFELAEAKATKAIQKHSMNIGGHEKNYQIDEAYLLLGKSRYYDQRFIPALDAFNYILYKYPNSSNIYDAKIWREKTNVRLGNEAVAIKNTSRLIKDNELSKQEFANANAILASAFLNLEEKDSAVVKLKLANEYTKIHEEKERYSFLLGQMYEEAGKKDSAIYFYQTVIDMNRKAERKFVIQAYAKKAQLSDYKDADYDLFVKKSKKIMKDRENRPYLDVIYHSIGIFYEHHNEKDMALDFYNASLETKSPDAYLNASNYRNIGNLYFKHTEYLSAAKSYDKCLELLDPKTREFLQISKIRKNLDEAIINETIASRNDSIIYVANLKEPEQVVYYENYIQKLKNSDELKKLLEEKQKKIEKNILLNGAMSSPDAAITNPNGQSLNPPVDIPKAPSSIANTFYFYNPNTVAYGKLEFRKIWGNRIQNTYWRFASGTNSGANSTANVTGAITDTAPNDKLAAPIAVNEKYTTDYYLKQLPKSQKAIDSISKERNAVYYELGVIYKEKFKEYDLASNRLEQLLLYKPEEKLILPAKYNLYKIYEITNPAKAEAIKKEIISQYPNSRYAQIISNSSEGSDIGTPEGEYDNLYRQFKQEYFTLVLQRVDGLISNFAGEAIVPKFELLKANTIGKLYGLTAYKKAIQYVADNYSNNEEGKEAIEILKTQIPLLEQMKFSTADSKNWKVVFKIDKNDTKTETAIESKVILFFANENVEKLKYTCDPYTEKESFISIQGIHSESYAQFVAALFAENEKYKISQPGIIISNENYKIIQIKKNFEEYLSLKKL; this is encoded by the coding sequence TTGAGTACGAAACTTAATATATTGTACAATGGGCAAATTGCTTTAGACAAAGGTGTTAAAGGAATAAATGACAACACCGCCGAAAATTTCTGGAAATGGCTGCCAGTCGAGAAAATGCAGATTAGGGATGATTTGCCGGCAGATGGGAAATCCAAAAATGCCGATTTTGAACTTGCTGAAGCAAAAGCTACAAAAGCCATTCAAAAACATTCGATGAATATTGGCGGGCACGAAAAAAATTATCAAATAGACGAGGCTTATTTATTGCTTGGAAAATCAAGATATTATGATCAGCGGTTTATTCCGGCATTAGACGCATTTAATTACATTCTTTATAAATATCCCAACAGCAGTAATATTTACGATGCCAAAATTTGGCGTGAAAAAACAAATGTCCGTTTAGGAAATGAAGCTGTAGCAATCAAGAACACTTCAAGGCTTATTAAGGATAATGAGTTAAGCAAACAGGAATTTGCTAATGCCAATGCTATTTTAGCCAGTGCTTTTTTGAATTTAGAAGAAAAAGACAGTGCTGTTGTAAAGCTAAAATTGGCTAATGAATATACCAAAATACACGAAGAAAAAGAACGTTATTCTTTTTTATTGGGGCAGATGTATGAAGAAGCAGGCAAAAAAGACAGCGCCATTTATTTCTATCAGACGGTTATCGACATGAATAGAAAGGCTGAAAGAAAATTTGTGATTCAAGCTTACGCCAAAAAAGCACAACTCTCCGATTATAAAGATGCCGACTACGATTTATTTGTCAAAAAATCTAAAAAGATTATGAAAGACAGAGAAAACAGACCGTACTTGGATGTGATTTATCATAGTATCGGAATCTTTTATGAGCATCATAATGAAAAAGATATGGCATTGGATTTTTATAATGCTTCTTTGGAAACCAAGTCTCCAGATGCTTATTTGAACGCTTCCAATTATAGAAATATCGGGAACTTATATTTTAAACACACTGAATATCTCAGCGCAGCCAAAAGCTATGACAAATGTTTGGAATTATTGGATCCTAAAACCAGAGAGTTTCTTCAGATTTCAAAAATCAGAAAAAATCTGGACGAAGCTATTATTAATGAAACAATCGCCAGCCGTAATGACAGTATTATTTATGTCGCTAATTTGAAAGAGCCTGAACAGGTTGTTTACTATGAGAACTATATTCAAAAATTAAAAAACAGTGACGAACTTAAAAAGCTGCTTGAAGAGAAACAAAAAAAGATAGAAAAAAATATTTTGTTAAATGGAGCAATGAGCAGTCCTGATGCTGCAATTACTAATCCAAACGGGCAATCACTAAATCCTCCTGTAGATATCCCAAAAGCTCCAAGTTCAATTGCCAATACATTCTATTTTTACAATCCCAACACAGTAGCTTATGGAAAATTAGAGTTCAGGAAAATTTGGGGAAACAGGATTCAAAACACTTATTGGAGATTTGCATCAGGAACAAATTCGGGAGCAAATTCAACAGCCAATGTTACAGGGGCAATTACTGATACCGCGCCAAATGATAAATTGGCAGCCCCTATAGCTGTGAATGAGAAATACACAACTGATTATTATCTGAAACAATTGCCAAAGTCGCAAAAAGCGATTGACAGTATCAGTAAAGAAAGAAACGCAGTTTATTATGAATTAGGAGTTATTTATAAAGAGAAATTCAAAGAATACGATTTGGCTTCCAATAGACTGGAACAGTTGCTATTGTACAAACCTGAAGAAAAATTAATTCTTCCTGCGAAATACAATTTGTATAAAATCTATGAAATCACCAATCCAGCAAAAGCAGAAGCGATTAAAAAGGAAATAATAAGTCAATATCCCAATTCTAGATATGCACAAATTATTTCAAATTCAAGCGAAGGGTCTGATATAGGAACTCCAGAGGGTGAGTATGATAATTTATACCGACAGTTTAAGCAAGAATATTTTACATTAGTTTTGCAGCGGGTTGATGGTTTAATCAGCAATTTTGCAGGTGAAGCCATTGTACCCAAATTTGAACTGCTAAAGGCAAATACTATTGGTAAGTTATATGGATTGACCGCTTATAAAAAAGCAATACAATATGTTGCTGATAATTATTCAAACAATGAAGAAGGAAAAGAAGCTATAGAAATTCTTAAAACCCAAATCCCGCTTTTGGAACAAATGAAATTTAGTACTGCAGATTCTAAAAACTGGAAAGTCGTTTTTAAAATTGACAAGAATGATACTAAAACTGAAACAGCTATTGAAAGCAAGGTGATTTTGTTTTTTGCCAATGAAAATGTAGAGAAGTTAAAATACACTTGTGATCCGTACACAGAAAAAGAAAGTTTTATTTCAATACAAGGCATACATTCAGAATCCTATGCCCAATTTGTTGCAGCACTTTTTGCAGAGAACGAGAAATACAAAATCAGCCAGCCAGGAATTATCATTTCAAATGAAAATTATAAAATAATCCAAATCAAGAAAAATTTCGAAGAATATCTTTCGTTAAAAAAACTGTAA
- a CDS encoding polymer-forming cytoskeletal protein yields MFDKKPKSYTELLGKTNRIVEGTTIHGDIISPADFRLDGELIGNFTSSGKLVIGPAGIVKGDIICNTADIEGKFEGKIQIEDTLNIKESANILGEVIIGKLSVEPGAIFNASCVMLSNKTKGTKSGDE; encoded by the coding sequence ATGTTTGATAAAAAACCAAAATCGTACACAGAACTTTTAGGAAAGACTAATAGAATAGTTGAAGGAACAACCATACACGGAGATATTATTTCACCAGCCGATTTCAGGCTTGATGGTGAACTAATAGGAAATTTTACATCCAGCGGGAAATTGGTAATTGGTCCTGCAGGAATTGTCAAAGGCGATATCATTTGTAATACGGCAGACATAGAAGGAAAATTTGAAGGAAAAATTCAGATTGAGGATACTTTAAATATTAAAGAATCGGCCAATATTTTAGGAGAAGTTATTATTGGTAAATTATCTGTAGAGCCGGGTGCAATTTTCAATGCATCATGTGTTATGTTATCTAACAAAACTAAAGGGACAAAAAGTGGCGACGAATAA
- a CDS encoding AtpZ/AtpI family protein has translation MATNNDPKKNNYNKWLALINIPIQMGVIIFLFSYLGNWLDENHPSPKVYYVKIMAMVGVILALYNVIRQVNEISKNQ, from the coding sequence GTGGCGACGAATAACGATCCCAAAAAAAACAACTATAACAAATGGTTGGCCTTAATTAACATCCCGATACAAATGGGAGTTATTATTTTTTTATTTTCCTATTTAGGAAATTGGCTGGATGAGAATCACCCCAGCCCAAAAGTATATTATGTAAAAATAATGGCAATGGTCGGTGTTATTTTGGCTCTGTATAATGTTATCCGGCAAGTAAACGAAATCAGCAAAAATCAATAA
- the atpB gene encoding F0F1 ATP synthase subunit A, which produces MVISNKALRFIITTYVICLPFISFANPESATANAENVEVHEGVKSAHAEPTDVKTEIKEFINHHLLDAHDFNFNANKETGEHYGFSLPIILWDKESGLQVFSSSEFHHGPAEGVAAHNGNFYKLHHEKIYKTDASGELTEEHGHPTNVRPLDLSITKSVFGILLVATVMFLVFAGLAKSYAKNGGISSGVGRFFEPLVLYVRDEIAIPNIGEKHYKKYMSYLLTIFFFILFLNILGLAPFGFNVTGNITITLSLAVLTYLITTFTANKNYWSHMLWMPGVPVILRPVLALIELLGTIIKPFSLMIRLYANMMAGHVVLMSIIGLMFIFKSWLGSSLSFVLAFALSILEILVAFLQAYIFTMLSSLYFGAGNEEHHHEEAHH; this is translated from the coding sequence ATGGTGATTTCCAACAAAGCACTTAGATTTATTATAACAACTTACGTTATATGTCTTCCTTTTATTAGTTTTGCAAACCCTGAGTCAGCTACTGCAAATGCTGAAAATGTTGAGGTTCATGAAGGAGTAAAGTCAGCTCATGCAGAACCAACGGATGTAAAAACTGAAATTAAAGAGTTTATCAATCATCACCTTTTAGACGCTCACGATTTTAATTTCAATGCTAATAAGGAAACTGGAGAACATTATGGTTTTTCTTTGCCAATAATCCTATGGGATAAAGAGAGTGGATTACAAGTGTTTTCTTCTTCTGAATTTCACCACGGACCAGCAGAAGGTGTAGCGGCACATAATGGAAATTTTTACAAATTACATCACGAAAAAATTTATAAAACTGATGCTTCAGGAGAACTAACAGAAGAGCATGGTCACCCAACAAATGTTAGACCTTTAGATTTATCTATTACTAAAAGTGTATTTGGAATTTTATTAGTAGCAACAGTAATGTTTTTAGTATTTGCTGGTTTAGCAAAATCCTATGCTAAAAACGGTGGAATTTCTTCTGGAGTTGGTCGTTTCTTTGAGCCACTTGTTCTTTATGTGAGGGATGAAATTGCTATTCCAAACATTGGAGAAAAGCACTATAAAAAATATATGAGTTATTTGTTGACTATATTTTTCTTTATTCTCTTTTTGAATATATTAGGATTAGCTCCATTTGGATTCAATGTAACAGGGAATATTACAATTACTTTGTCTCTAGCAGTATTAACTTATTTGATTACCACTTTTACAGCTAACAAAAATTATTGGTCACATATGCTTTGGATGCCAGGAGTTCCAGTAATCTTAAGACCAGTATTGGCATTAATCGAATTATTAGGAACAATTATTAAACCGTTTTCATTAATGATTCGTTTGTATGCAAATATGATGGCGGGTCACGTAGTATTGATGAGTATTATTGGTTTAATGTTTATTTTTAAAAGCTGGTTAGGAAGTTCTTTATCATTTGTATTGGCATTTGCACTTTCTATTTTAGAAATATTAGTAGCTTTTTTACAAGCTTATATTTTCACCATGTTATCATCATTATATTTTGGAGCTGGTAACGAAGAGCATCATCACGAAGAAGCTCATCATTAA
- the atpE gene encoding ATP synthase F0 subunit C: MQIPEIVGAGLIVIGAGLGIGRIGGSAMDAIARQPEASGKIQTAMIIAAALIEGIGFAALFAK, encoded by the coding sequence ATGCAAATTCCAGAAATTGTTGGAGCAGGATTAATTGTAATCGGAGCAGGTTTAGGTATTGGTAGAATTGGTGGTTCAGCAATGGACGCTATTGCTCGTCAGCCAGAAGCTTCAGGAAAAATCCAAACAGCTATGATTATCGCAGCTGCTCTTATTGAAGGTATTGGTTTCGCAGCTTTATTCGCGAAATAA
- a CDS encoding F0F1 ATP synthase subunit B — MDKLINDFSFGLFIWQVLIFVGLIFLLKKFAWKPILDAVNDREEGIKNALLSAANAKIEMQNLQADNQRILQEARLERDNMLKEAREMKDKMVDDAKTEAQAQGQKMIDQAKAAIESEKNAAMAELKLHVSTLSLSIAEKILKEELSNKEAQTKLVEKLLGDVKLN; from the coding sequence ATGGATAAGTTAATAAATGATTTCTCGTTTGGTTTGTTTATTTGGCAAGTATTAATATTTGTTGGGTTAATTTTTTTATTGAAAAAATTCGCTTGGAAACCAATTCTTGATGCTGTAAATGATAGAGAAGAAGGAATTAAAAATGCATTACTTTCGGCAGCTAACGCTAAAATTGAAATGCAAAATTTACAAGCAGATAACCAGCGTATTTTACAAGAAGCAAGATTAGAGCGTGACAACATGCTTAAAGAAGCTCGTGAAATGAAAGATAAAATGGTTGACGATGCAAAAACTGAAGCTCAGGCTCAAGGTCAAAAAATGATCGATCAGGCTAAAGCTGCAATTGAAAGCGAGAAAAATGCAGCTATGGCTGAATTGAAATTACATGTTTCTACATTGTCTCTTAGCATTGCTGAAAAAATATTAAAAGAAGAATTGTCTAACAAAGAAGCTCAAACTAAATTGGTTGAGAAATTGTTAGGTGACGTAAAATTGAACTAA